ACACAGAGGCGATTGAGGAAGCCGTCAGAAAGATCGACGAGAGACTGGCCAAAAAATCGGAAGAAGAGAAAACAGACGCTGAAACCAAAAAGTTAAAGAAAACAAGAAATACCCTTACGAAAGATTATCTGCCCCGCATGCAAAAATATGAGCAGCAAGAGCATATCTTGGAGGAAAGAAACAGTTATTCCAAGACAGATCATGATGCCACCTTTATGCGGATGAAAGAAGACCATATGAAAAATGGCCAGTTAAAGCCGGGTTACAATGTTCAGATCGGGACAGAAAACCAGTTTGTGGTCGGTTACAGTATTCATCAGAGGCCAGGCGATACCAGCTGTATGAAAGACCACCTGGAAGAATTAAAATCGATTCTCCATGGCAAATTACCAGAAAACATTATTGCCGATGCCGGGTATGGCAGCGAAGAAAACTATGACTATCTGCAGGAGAAAAAGTTAAAGCATTACGTCAAATACAATACCTTCCACAAAGAAGCCAGTAAGAAATGGAAAGACGACATAATGAAGCCGCAGAACTTCACCTACGATCATGAAAACGATGAATATATCTGCGGTTATGGGAGAACACTTAATTTCTTATATGAGCGGCACCAAAAAAGTGATAACGGCTACAGGAGTTTAATCCGAATCTATGAATGCCTGAATTGTTCCGGTTGTCCTCATAAGAACCAGTGCGTGAAGTCGTCGGATCCACACGCCAACAGAAGAATATATGTCAATCGGAGACTGAATGCTTATAGAGAACAGGCTCGCAGGAATTTATGTTCAGAAGAAGGTTTGCGCATGAGGAGCTTGAGGCCGGTCGAGGTTGAAAGCGTCTTTGGAGACATTAAAGGGAATCACGGTATGCGAAGATTCCTGTTAAAAGGGCTAGAAAAGGTTAAAATCGAGTGGGGATTACACTGCATCGCTCATAATATGAGGAAGATGGCGCTGAGTACAGAGTAGAAACTTACTTTTTAAAAAATTTCTCCATAAAAGTGAGAGGGGACGTAACTGAAACATAAAGTTTCGTTACATCCCCTTTTATTTATAAAGTATGTGATCATCGTTTAATCTCGACCTTTGCTACTCGCTACAAGTTTCCAGTTCACCAGTGCTTTAGGTTTACTTAGGTTTTCTGCGATTTGCCGAATATTTATATACCATAGACATTGACAAGTATCAATGTCTTGACTAATATATAAACATATTGATGTTTATCAATATATAAACCTACAACAGGGGCGGTTGAATTGGAACAAAATTATCAAGCTTATGCCTTAGCGATGAGAGCATTATCTGATGAAACAAGATTGAAAATATTTGACATGTTGGGCAATGGGGAACTATGTGCTTGTAAGATACTCGAAGCGTTCAACATAACCCAATCCACGCTTTCTTATCACATGAAGATCTTATGTGAAAGCGGTCTGGTGAATGGCAGGCGGGATGGCATCTGGATGCGGTATTCTATCAATGAAAGTAAACTTGAAGTCATTGCCGGCTTTTTAATAAGGTTACAAAAATCAATGTAACAAAAAGTAAAAAAAATAACTATTGAATTAAACAAATAAACAGCAAGAAGGTGACTTAGATGGTATTTGAATGGCTAAACAACCAATTGCTCAGGATGGAATGGCTTTCAAATTTGGTAAAGCGCTTGGTTGAGAATGTATTAGGGTTTAGTATCCAGGATCGCTGGGGAGGCGGTCTCCATTTTTTTATCTATGACGTTCTTAAAATATTTATTTTGCTAGCCGTCCTGATTTTTGTCATTTCTTATGTCCAAAGCTTTTTCCCGCCGGAGAGAACAAAAAAAATACTCGGCAGGTTTAACGGTATTTCAGGAAATATTATTGGCGCTTTACTCGGTACGGTAACGCCTTTTTGCTCCTGTTCTTCTATTCCGCTTTTTATTGGCTTTATTAGTGCGGGGCTTCCCGTCGGTGTTACTTTCTCGTTTTTAATATCATCCCCCCTGGTGGATTTGGCTTCGGTGCTTTTGCTGGCAAGTATCTTTAATTGGACCATTGCCATTGCCTACGTTGTCGTCGGCTTGATTCTGGCAGTGATCGGCGGAACCGTGATTAGCAAAGCAAAGCTGGAAAAGTATGTAGAACCGTTTGTATTCAGCAATAAAATGCCGGAAATAGAACCGGAGCAGTTAACAGCCCGGGAAAGGCTGGACTTTGCTAAAGATCAGGTTCGTGATATTGTGAGAAGAGTGTGGGTCTATATTCTAATAGGTGTCGGTATAGGTGCCGTGATTCACAATTTTATTCCTGAAAACGTGATTTCCTTGCTTCTGGGTCAGGATAAATGGTATTCGGTATTGCTGGCTACAT
This genomic stretch from Dehalobacter restrictus DSM 9455 harbors:
- a CDS encoding ArsR/SmtB family transcription factor, whose product is MEQNYQAYALAMRALSDETRLKIFDMLGNGELCACKILEAFNITQSTLSYHMKILCESGLVNGRRDGIWMRYSINESKLEVIAGFLIRLQKSM
- a CDS encoding permease, producing the protein MVFEWLNNQLLRMEWLSNLVKRLVENVLGFSIQDRWGGGLHFFIYDVLKIFILLAVLIFVISYVQSFFPPERTKKILGRFNGISGNIIGALLGTVTPFCSCSSIPLFIGFISAGLPVGVTFSFLISSPLVDLASVLLLASIFNWTIAIAYVVVGLILAVIGGTVISKAKLEKYVEPFVFSNKMPEIEPEQLTARERLDFAKDQVRDIVRRVWVYILIGVGIGAVIHNFIPENVISLLLGQDKWYSVLLATLAGVPMYADIFGTLPIAEALVAKGVGLGTALSFMMAVTALSLPSLIMLKKVVKMKLLIIFAGIVTIGILIIGYTFNAFGYLLI